The following proteins come from a genomic window of Mycolicibacterium rufum:
- a CDS encoding MCE family protein, translating to MPANRTRLIRIGTAITLVVTLVVAVTVVATPWWHNVGKTTYVAYFANANGLYAGDEIRILGVAVGTVDRIEPQPDNTRVTFSVDSQYSVPADVRAAILSPSLVTARAIQLVPVYSGGPKLGAGAVIPQERTAVPVEWDDFRAQLEKLTASLQPVAPGGPSPVGEFVNSAAANLRGEGDTARETVIKLSQALSALGDHSTDIFSTVRNLQLLVSALSSSSDLLAAFNENLATVTTVLDNSPDEFASATKALDVAVGDLRGFVADNREGLGTTFDRLSSITAALHQSEGDIKQVLHVAPTVFQNFMNIYQPAQSAVTGILAPVNFANTVQFICSAIQAASRKNWEQSSKLCVQYLAPIIKNRQYNFPPLGVNPFVGAAARPNEITYSENWLNPNLPATSTPTDPALGLPGLMVPNP from the coding sequence ATGCCTGCGAACCGAACTCGACTGATCCGGATCGGAACGGCGATCACTCTGGTGGTGACGCTCGTCGTCGCGGTCACCGTGGTGGCGACCCCGTGGTGGCACAACGTCGGGAAGACGACCTACGTCGCCTACTTCGCCAATGCCAACGGCCTCTACGCCGGCGACGAGATCCGGATCCTCGGGGTGGCCGTGGGCACCGTCGACCGGATCGAACCGCAACCGGACAACACCCGGGTGACGTTCTCGGTCGACTCCCAGTATTCGGTGCCCGCGGACGTCCGCGCGGCCATCCTGTCTCCGTCACTGGTCACCGCGCGCGCGATCCAGTTGGTACCCGTCTATTCGGGCGGACCGAAACTCGGCGCCGGTGCCGTGATTCCGCAGGAGCGCACCGCGGTACCGGTCGAGTGGGACGACTTCCGTGCGCAGCTGGAGAAACTGACCGCGTCCTTGCAGCCCGTCGCGCCGGGAGGGCCGAGTCCGGTCGGTGAATTCGTCAACAGTGCCGCGGCGAACCTGCGCGGGGAGGGGGACACCGCGCGCGAGACGGTGATCAAGCTGTCACAGGCTCTGTCGGCGCTCGGTGACCACAGCACCGACATCTTCAGTACGGTGCGAAATCTGCAGCTGCTGGTGTCGGCGCTGTCGTCGAGCAGCGACCTGTTGGCCGCGTTCAATGAGAATCTCGCAACGGTGACCACCGTGCTGGACAACTCGCCCGACGAATTCGCCTCCGCCACAAAGGCTCTTGATGTGGCGGTGGGAGACCTGCGCGGCTTCGTCGCCGACAACCGCGAGGGGCTGGGCACCACCTTCGACCGGCTCTCCTCGATCACCGCAGCGCTGCACCAGAGCGAGGGCGACATCAAACAGGTGCTGCACGTCGCGCCGACGGTGTTTCAGAATTTCATGAACATCTATCAACCCGCCCAGAGCGCCGTGACCGGGATCCTCGCGCCGGTGAACTTCGCCAACACCGTCCAATTTATCTGCAGCGCCATCCAAGCCGCGTCCCGAAAGAACTGGGAACAGTCCTCCAAACTGTGCGTGCAGTACCTGGCGCCGATCATCAAGAACCGGCAGTACAACTTCCCGCCGCTGGGCGTCAACCCGTTCGTCGGGGCCGCAGCACGCCCCAACGAGATCACCTACAGCGAGAACTGGCTGAACCCGAACCTGCCCGCGACGTCCACGCCGACCGACCCCGCCCTGGGCCTGCCCGGTCTCATGGTGCCGAACCCATGA
- a CDS encoding MCE family protein, which yields MRRLVVAALVALCLCAVPGCQWRGLNSLTLPGTEGDSTGSYTIQAQLPDVVVIQQNTRVRVADVNVGNVTKIEVQDWHALVTMRINGDVHLPENATAKVGQTSLLGSMHIELAPPTDEPPRGTLHDGSLIPLSSAATYPTTEQTLASVSILLNGGGLGQLQEINQSLATAMAGREADLRSLLTQLDTFIREVNAQTDDIITATERLNALAGQVAAKDATVGKALTTIPQALSVLADERTKIADAVDALGKFSAIATSTVNQTRDALVDNLRNIAPVLRSLADAGPSLTRSLDFLSTYPWVKSTIPNWFRGDFANITLVIDLTLSRIDSSIFTGTRWEGDLTELELQWGRTIGQMPSPYTKGNPLIAPYRWGAY from the coding sequence ATGAGGCGTCTCGTCGTCGCTGCCCTCGTGGCGCTGTGCCTGTGCGCGGTGCCGGGATGCCAGTGGCGGGGCCTGAACTCGCTCACACTGCCGGGCACCGAAGGCGACTCGACCGGCTCGTACACCATCCAGGCGCAGTTGCCCGACGTCGTGGTGATCCAACAGAACACCCGGGTCCGGGTCGCCGACGTCAACGTGGGCAACGTGACGAAGATCGAGGTGCAGGACTGGCACGCCCTGGTGACGATGCGCATCAACGGCGACGTGCACCTACCGGAGAACGCGACCGCGAAGGTCGGCCAGACCAGTCTGCTGGGGTCGATGCACATCGAGTTGGCGCCCCCGACCGACGAGCCGCCGCGCGGGACACTGCACGACGGGTCGCTGATCCCGCTGTCGTCGGCGGCGACCTACCCCACCACCGAGCAGACGCTCGCCTCGGTGTCGATTCTGCTCAACGGCGGAGGCTTGGGACAACTGCAGGAGATCAACCAGTCGTTGGCGACCGCGATGGCGGGGCGCGAAGCAGACCTCCGCAGCCTGCTGACGCAACTCGACACCTTCATCCGGGAGGTGAACGCGCAGACCGACGACATCATCACCGCCACCGAACGTCTGAACGCCCTCGCCGGTCAGGTCGCAGCGAAGGACGCCACGGTGGGCAAGGCACTGACGACGATCCCGCAGGCCCTCTCGGTGCTCGCCGACGAGCGCACCAAGATCGCCGACGCGGTCGACGCGCTCGGCAAGTTCAGCGCGATCGCCACCTCGACGGTGAACCAGACGCGCGACGCGCTCGTCGACAACCTGCGCAACATCGCACCCGTGCTTCGGTCGCTGGCCGACGCCGGTCCGTCACTGACCAGGAGCCTGGACTTCCTGTCCACCTATCCGTGGGTGAAGAGCACCATCCCGAACTGGTTCCGCGGCGACTTCGCCAACATCACGTTGGTGATCGATCTGACGTTGAGCCGCATCGACTCCAGCATCTTCACCGGCACCCGGTGGGAGGGCGACCTGACCGAACTGGAACTGCAGTGGGGCCGCACGATCGGCCAGATGCCCAGTCCGTACACGAAGGGCAACCCGCTGATCGCACCCTATCGGTGGGGAGCGTACTGA
- a CDS encoding MCE family protein: MIRLPRTIWIQLTILAVVTVTACSVMAFGFVNAPALLGFGRYTVAVDLPSSGGLYPTSVVTYRGTEVGRVRSVAVTRDGVRAELTMNSDIPVPADVIAEVHSRSAVGEQFLELTPRDGAGGDLRDGDVIPAARVQVPPEIGSLLDATNRALKAIPPKNLRTVVDESDKAVGGLGPELSRIVDGSTSFAIEAGKTIGPITTLIDEAPPVLDSQVRTSESIASWAQHLSSITGQLKAQDVAFADLLTVGGPALAEGTALFDRVAPALPVLLANMVSLGEVAVTYRPNLEQLLVLYPQGTAVMSAIALANADTKQDYRGIYLDFNLNLNLPPPCNTGFLPVRQQRSPSDVDAPERPAGELYCRVPQESTLNVRGVRNIPCADNPAKRAPTVELCESDAQYVPLNDGFNWKGDPNATLSGQGVPEYAPGQDPRLPPPQGTGAAPPPPAVIPYDPATGGYIGPDGHHYTQQDLVPQQNKTWQSMLTPPS; this comes from the coding sequence GTGATCCGGCTTCCCCGCACCATCTGGATCCAGCTGACGATCCTCGCAGTCGTCACCGTGACCGCCTGCAGCGTCATGGCATTCGGCTTCGTCAACGCTCCGGCGCTTCTCGGGTTCGGCCGATACACGGTGGCGGTCGACCTGCCGTCGTCGGGTGGCCTGTACCCCACCTCAGTGGTCACCTACCGCGGCACCGAGGTCGGCAGGGTCAGATCGGTCGCCGTCACCCGGGACGGGGTGCGGGCGGAACTGACGATGAACTCCGACATCCCGGTGCCCGCCGACGTGATCGCGGAGGTCCACAGCCGCTCGGCGGTGGGGGAGCAGTTCCTCGAGCTGACACCGCGGGACGGGGCCGGCGGCGACCTGCGCGACGGCGACGTGATTCCGGCAGCGCGGGTGCAGGTGCCGCCGGAGATCGGGAGCCTGCTCGACGCCACCAACCGTGCGTTGAAGGCGATCCCGCCGAAGAACCTGCGCACCGTCGTCGACGAGTCCGACAAGGCGGTGGGCGGGTTGGGACCCGAGCTGTCCCGCATCGTCGACGGCTCGACCTCGTTTGCGATCGAGGCCGGCAAGACCATCGGCCCCATCACCACGTTGATCGACGAGGCCCCGCCGGTGCTGGACTCCCAGGTGCGGACGTCGGAGTCCATCGCGTCGTGGGCGCAGCACCTCTCGTCGATCACCGGCCAGCTGAAGGCGCAGGACGTCGCGTTCGCCGATCTGCTGACTGTCGGCGGGCCGGCGCTGGCCGAGGGCACGGCGCTGTTCGACCGCGTGGCGCCCGCGCTGCCCGTGCTGCTCGCCAACATGGTCAGCCTTGGGGAGGTCGCGGTCACCTACCGGCCGAACCTCGAGCAGTTGCTGGTGCTCTACCCGCAGGGCACCGCGGTGATGTCGGCGATCGCGTTGGCCAACGCGGACACCAAACAGGACTACCGGGGGATCTATCTGGACTTCAACCTGAACCTGAACCTGCCGCCGCCGTGCAACACCGGTTTTCTGCCCGTCCGCCAGCAGCGTTCGCCGTCGGATGTCGATGCCCCTGAGCGTCCGGCCGGGGAACTGTACTGCCGGGTGCCGCAGGAATCGACACTCAATGTCCGTGGCGTGCGCAACATTCCGTGTGCGGACAATCCGGCGAAGCGGGCGCCGACGGTCGAGCTGTGCGAGAGCGACGCCCAATACGTCCCGCTCAACGACGGCTTCAACTGGAAGGGTGACCCGAACGCGACACTGTCCGGCCAGGGCGTGCCGGAGTATGCGCCAGGTCAGGACCCGCGGTTGCCGCCACCACAGGGCACCGGCGCCGCGCCGCCACCGCCGGCGGTGATCCCCTACGACCCGGCCACCGGCGGCTACATCGGCCCGGACGGACACCACTACACACAGCAAGACCTCGTGCCGCAGCAGAACAAGACCTGGCAATCGATGCTGACACCTCCGTCATGA
- a CDS encoding LLM class flavin-dependent oxidoreductase, with amino-acid sequence MNTPLTVLDLIPISSGSTASEALRNSIDLAQHAERWGYTRYWFAEHHLNPGVAGTSPSVLLAVTAAQTSTIRLGSAALQMGHRTALSAVEEFGLLDALYPGRFDLGLGRSAGRPATARSSAPVGRVVPGLTIPPPFNPEVMLKSPRLALQKALLQLPDARPQNYPELIRDVLALISDTYRSPTGERAHVVPGAGADLEIWILGSSGGESAMVAGANGLRFAANYHVAPAGVLDAADGYRAAFTPSSALQQPYLSVSADVVVADDEAAARELATGYGLWVRSIRTAEGAIPFPTPEEARLHRWTEADRALVADRIATQFVGTAVQVADHLERLRDATSADELVITTITHRHRDRLRSYQLLAEEWARR; translated from the coding sequence ATGAACACACCGCTGACCGTTCTCGACCTGATCCCGATCTCCTCGGGCTCCACCGCCTCCGAAGCGCTGCGTAACAGCATCGATCTCGCTCAGCACGCCGAGCGGTGGGGCTATACGCGCTACTGGTTCGCCGAACACCACCTCAACCCCGGAGTGGCGGGCACCTCTCCCTCGGTCCTGCTCGCCGTCACTGCCGCCCAGACGTCGACGATCCGGCTCGGTTCCGCCGCACTGCAGATGGGGCACCGCACGGCGCTGTCCGCGGTCGAGGAGTTCGGCCTCCTCGACGCGCTGTATCCCGGCCGATTCGACCTCGGACTGGGACGGTCGGCCGGCAGACCGGCGACGGCACGATCGTCCGCGCCGGTCGGGCGGGTCGTCCCCGGGCTCACCATCCCGCCGCCGTTCAATCCCGAGGTGATGCTGAAATCACCGCGACTCGCCCTGCAGAAGGCGCTGCTGCAGCTTCCCGACGCCCGCCCGCAGAACTACCCCGAACTGATCCGCGATGTGCTCGCCCTGATCTCCGACACGTACCGCTCTCCCACCGGCGAACGGGCCCACGTGGTCCCGGGGGCTGGAGCCGACCTCGAGATCTGGATTCTGGGCAGCAGCGGCGGCGAGAGCGCAATGGTGGCGGGCGCCAACGGGCTTCGCTTCGCCGCGAACTATCACGTGGCACCGGCCGGTGTCCTGGACGCGGCGGACGGGTACCGCGCAGCGTTCACGCCCTCCTCGGCGCTGCAACAGCCCTATCTCAGCGTCTCCGCCGATGTCGTTGTCGCCGACGATGAGGCGGCGGCCCGCGAGCTGGCGACCGGGTACGGGCTGTGGGTGCGCAGCATTCGCACCGCCGAGGGTGCGATTCCCTTTCCCACACCGGAGGAAGCCCGCCTGCACCGGTGGACCGAAGCGGACCGCGCACTCGTCGCCGACCGGATCGCGACGCAGTTCGTCGGAACCGCCGTGCAGGTCGCCGACCACCTCGAACGGCTGCGCGACGCGACATCGGCGGATGAACTGGTCATCACCACGATCACCCACCGACATCGCGACCGGCTCCGGTCCTACCAGCTGCTCGCCGAGGAGTGGGCTCGTCGCTGA
- a CDS encoding NtaA/DmoA family FMN-dependent monooxygenase (This protein belongs to a clade of FMN-dependent monooxygenases, within a broader family of flavin-dependent oxidoreductases, the luciferase-like monooxygenase (LMM) family, some of whose members use coenzyme F420 rather than FMN.), whose product MSKPIKQIHLAGHFPGVNNTTVWSDPASGSHIEFDSFVRFAQTAERGKLDFIFLAEGLRLREQGGEIYDLDVVGRPDTFTVLAALAAVTDRLGLAGTINSTFNEPYEVARQFASLDHLSDGRAAWNVVTSWDAFTGENFRRGGFLAEDQRYERAESFLAAANVLFDSWRGDEIIADKDRGVFLSDPRAGEFTYRDEHFDISGRFNVPRGPQGRPVVFQAGDSDRGREFAASSADAIFSRHGTLTEGQRFFADVKGRLAKYGRHDRELLILPAATFVLGDTDAEAADIAHDVRLAQVSPATAIAFLEQLWNRDLSDHDPDGPLPQVDPFIGEHTIARGRASVRMYRDPVATANQWRERAEAEKLTTRELIIEVTGRQNFIGSARTIAASINRLVQSDASDGYILVPHVTPGGLDPFVDQVIPLLQERGVFREDYAGTTLRSHLGLEQP is encoded by the coding sequence ATGAGCAAGCCGATCAAGCAGATTCATCTCGCGGGGCATTTTCCCGGCGTCAACAACACCACGGTATGGAGCGATCCCGCCTCCGGGAGTCACATCGAATTCGACTCGTTCGTCCGCTTCGCCCAGACGGCCGAGCGGGGGAAACTCGACTTCATCTTCCTTGCCGAGGGCCTACGCCTGCGAGAACAGGGTGGGGAAATCTACGACCTCGACGTGGTCGGCCGACCGGACACCTTCACGGTGCTCGCCGCGCTGGCAGCAGTCACCGATCGACTGGGCCTGGCCGGCACGATCAACTCGACGTTCAACGAACCGTATGAGGTCGCCCGACAATTCGCGAGCCTGGACCATCTGTCGGACGGCAGAGCGGCCTGGAATGTCGTCACGTCCTGGGATGCATTCACCGGCGAGAACTTCCGACGCGGAGGCTTCCTCGCCGAGGATCAGCGTTACGAGCGGGCCGAGAGCTTCCTCGCCGCCGCGAACGTGCTGTTCGACTCATGGCGTGGCGACGAGATCATCGCCGACAAGGACCGTGGGGTCTTCCTCTCCGATCCGCGTGCTGGCGAGTTCACTTACCGCGACGAACATTTCGACATCAGCGGCCGGTTCAACGTGCCGCGTGGCCCGCAAGGCCGACCGGTCGTCTTCCAGGCGGGCGATTCCGACCGCGGCCGCGAATTCGCCGCGTCGAGCGCCGACGCGATCTTCTCCCGGCACGGGACCCTGACCGAGGGTCAGCGGTTCTTCGCCGATGTCAAGGGGCGACTCGCGAAGTACGGCCGGCACGACCGCGAACTGCTCATCCTCCCCGCCGCGACGTTCGTTCTCGGAGACACCGACGCCGAAGCCGCCGACATCGCCCACGACGTGCGGCTGGCACAGGTGTCTCCGGCCACGGCGATCGCGTTCCTCGAACAGCTGTGGAACCGCGACCTCTCTGATCACGACCCCGACGGACCACTGCCGCAGGTGGATCCGTTCATCGGCGAGCACACCATCGCGCGCGGACGGGCGAGCGTGCGGATGTACCGAGACCCCGTCGCCACGGCCAACCAGTGGCGCGAAAGGGCCGAGGCCGAGAAGCTCACCACCCGGGAGTTGATCATCGAGGTCACGGGCCGCCAGAACTTCATCGGGTCGGCACGCACGATCGCCGCGTCGATCAACCGGCTGGTGCAGTCCGATGCCAGCGATGGATACATCCTGGTGCCTCACGTGACTCCGGGCGGACTCGATCCGTTCGTGGACCAGGTGATTCCGCTGTTGCAGGAGCGGGGTGTGTTCCGGGAGGACTATGCGGGCACGACGCTGCGTTCACACCTCGGACTCGAGCAACCTTGA
- a CDS encoding LLM class flavin-dependent oxidoreductase, translating into MSAEVPPSLHLAVALDGTGWHPASWREPDARPLDLLTPRYWVDLVAQAERGHLDFVTIEDAFTLQNDLPSSAGVAADGVSGRLDAVLIASRVAPLTHRIGLMPTAVVTHTEPFHLSKAIATLDYVSKGRAGVRVQVSASPEAAHHVGRRDITQVAPSDLITEAADYVEVLRRLWDSWEDDAEIRDVTTGRFIDRKKVHYIDFEGATFSVRGPSITPRPPQGQPIVAALSHGEATHGLVAGSADIGFITPHDAVEVTTTVDALSSLAIAEGRSVRVFADLAVILDASADRASARRERLDERLGAPFTTDAGVFVGSTAALADCIEEWHAAGAAGFRLRPATLPHDLGQIVDGLVPELRRRGLFRGGEGATTLRGILGLPRPVSRYASA; encoded by the coding sequence GTGTCCGCTGAAGTTCCGCCGTCACTGCACCTGGCCGTCGCCCTGGACGGGACGGGATGGCACCCCGCCTCGTGGCGCGAACCGGACGCCCGGCCCCTCGACCTCTTGACCCCTCGATACTGGGTCGATCTGGTCGCCCAGGCGGAACGCGGCCACCTGGACTTCGTCACCATCGAAGACGCGTTCACGCTGCAGAACGATCTTCCGTCCTCCGCAGGCGTCGCGGCCGACGGGGTGAGCGGGCGTCTCGACGCCGTCCTGATCGCGTCGCGAGTGGCTCCGCTCACCCACCGCATCGGTCTGATGCCGACGGCCGTCGTCACGCACACCGAACCGTTTCATCTGTCGAAGGCGATCGCCACCCTCGACTACGTCAGCAAGGGCCGGGCGGGGGTGCGGGTACAGGTCAGCGCCAGCCCGGAAGCGGCACATCACGTCGGCCGCCGCGACATCACCCAGGTGGCCCCGTCAGATCTCATCACCGAGGCCGCGGACTACGTCGAGGTCCTGCGACGACTGTGGGACAGCTGGGAGGATGACGCCGAGATCCGGGACGTCACCACGGGGCGCTTCATCGACCGGAAGAAGGTGCACTACATCGACTTCGAGGGTGCCACCTTCTCGGTGAGAGGGCCCTCGATCACTCCGAGACCTCCGCAAGGCCAACCCATCGTGGCAGCCCTGAGTCACGGAGAGGCGACCCATGGGCTGGTCGCCGGAAGCGCCGACATCGGATTCATCACCCCGCACGATGCCGTCGAGGTCACCACGACCGTCGACGCCCTCTCGTCGCTCGCCATCGCAGAAGGGCGTTCGGTCAGGGTCTTCGCCGATCTCGCCGTCATTCTCGACGCCAGCGCGGACAGGGCATCCGCCCGCCGGGAGCGGCTCGATGAACGCCTGGGTGCTCCCTTCACCACCGACGCAGGGGTGTTCGTCGGCAGCACCGCTGCGCTTGCCGACTGCATCGAGGAGTGGCACGCGGCCGGAGCGGCAGGCTTCCGCCTACGCCCGGCAACACTCCCCCACGATCTCGGTCAGATCGTCGATGGGCTGGTGCCGGAACTACGCCGCCGCGGACTCTTCCGCGGCGGTGAAGGGGCCACCACGCTGCGCGGGATTCTGGGCCTGCCGCGGCCGGTCAGCCGCTACGCGTCCGCCTGA
- a CDS encoding LLM class flavin-dependent oxidoreductase produces the protein MTKNKMHLLGFVQHGVMNHASTMWAHPRDKVGYHWSRPEYWRDLGRTMERGLFDAMFIADELAPYTTYKGNSDPVVKFAGQCPVHEPASVVPIVGAFTQHLGIGITLSTSFVPPYMMARQLSTLDHLTGGRVGWNIVTSYSKSEFQAMGKENLTPRDKRYEVVEEYMQLLYQLWDSWDDDAIVYDRENGIFADPAKVREVDFRGEFFQSKGRHFVAPSPQKRPVLWQAGSSDQGREFAAKHAESVFGIFPTPKSMRAYADDIRTRASDAGRDPESVKLIYGLQTIIDRDKGRANDRYAEFVEKVQIESALGILSGHTGFDFSTLDLDDNVVDADVQGIRGLFDAILEAKDGAPVTVREAAQIYGVSMGAPVAVGTPSDVADQMEQYVDEGGCNGFMMLATDTPGCFNDMTELLVPELQRRGRFRTRYPGTTLRESLQEY, from the coding sequence ATGACGAAGAACAAGATGCACCTGCTGGGTTTCGTCCAGCACGGTGTGATGAACCACGCGTCGACGATGTGGGCCCACCCCCGCGACAAGGTCGGCTATCACTGGTCGCGTCCGGAGTACTGGCGCGACCTCGGCCGCACCATGGAACGCGGCCTGTTCGACGCCATGTTCATCGCCGACGAACTCGCGCCCTACACCACCTACAAGGGCAACTCGGATCCCGTCGTGAAGTTCGCGGGCCAGTGTCCGGTGCACGAACCCGCCAGCGTGGTTCCGATCGTCGGTGCGTTCACCCAGCACCTCGGCATCGGCATCACGCTGTCCACGTCCTTCGTGCCGCCGTACATGATGGCCCGCCAGCTCTCCACGCTGGATCACCTGACCGGTGGCCGCGTCGGCTGGAACATCGTCACCTCCTACTCCAAGAGCGAGTTCCAGGCGATGGGCAAGGAGAACCTGACGCCGCGCGACAAGCGCTACGAAGTCGTCGAGGAGTACATGCAGCTGCTGTACCAGCTGTGGGATTCCTGGGACGACGACGCGATCGTCTACGACCGGGAGAACGGGATCTTCGCCGACCCTGCCAAGGTGCGCGAAGTCGACTTCCGCGGGGAGTTCTTCCAATCCAAGGGCCGCCACTTCGTCGCGCCGTCGCCGCAGAAGCGGCCGGTGCTGTGGCAGGCCGGATCGTCGGACCAAGGCCGCGAGTTCGCCGCCAAACACGCCGAATCGGTGTTCGGGATCTTCCCGACGCCCAAGAGCATGAGGGCCTACGCCGACGACATCCGCACCCGGGCCAGTGACGCCGGCCGCGACCCCGAGTCGGTGAAGCTGATCTACGGGCTGCAGACGATCATCGATCGCGACAAGGGCCGCGCCAACGACCGCTACGCGGAGTTCGTCGAGAAGGTGCAGATCGAAAGCGCCCTGGGAATCCTGTCCGGGCACACCGGATTCGACTTCTCCACTCTCGATCTCGACGACAATGTCGTCGATGCCGACGTCCAGGGCATCCGCGGGCTGTTCGACGCGATCCTGGAGGCCAAGGACGGTGCCCCGGTGACGGTGCGCGAGGCCGCGCAGATCTACGGCGTCTCGATGGGCGCTCCGGTCGCCGTGGGCACACCGTCCGACGTCGCCGACCAGATGGAGCAGTATGTCGACGAGGGCGGCTGCAACGGCTTCATGATGCTGGCGACCGACACTCCGGGCTGCTTCAACGACATGACCGAGCTGCTGGTACCGGAGTTGCAGCGCCGGGGCCGCTTCCGGACCCGTTACCCCGGAACGACTCTGCGCGAGAGCCTGCAGGAGTACTGA